Proteins encoded together in one Bacteroides ovatus window:
- a CDS encoding Coenzyme F420 hydrogenase/dehydrogenase, beta subunit C-terminal domain has product MENITEFCTGCRTCEQVCPKSCISMKFSSEGFLEPFIDLDQCVDCGLCQRRCPQNNLKVYPLSEKVFAVKSKNDKELYKSASGGAFAALARYFLEQNGVCVGASYYKGWNVGHKIIRSLDDLPSLQSSKYVQSDTLHTYSEVRCLLSQGIKVLYSGTPCQIAGLNSFLGNVDKSNLLTIDLICHGVPSIKLFKSYIQWLEHRYGEPIIDFNFRDKSSGWGLNVKIKTKTKTKTRSCVIDPYYYHFLKGDTYRECCYRCSYSRPERVGDVTIGDFWGIESILPDFFSKKGVSCLILNTPNVMALIPMFKSLFDMEEVSLNDVMKFQRNLVAPTPRPDMRDIIYKRLDEKDLESFFKTVLTYPLNVKSELIAILPEWMKKVLRKMLSAVMR; this is encoded by the coding sequence ATGGAGAATATAACAGAATTTTGTACAGGATGTAGAACATGTGAACAAGTATGTCCGAAGTCTTGCATTTCAATGAAATTTTCGTCTGAAGGGTTTCTTGAGCCTTTTATCGATTTAGATCAGTGTGTGGATTGTGGATTATGCCAAAGACGTTGTCCACAAAATAATTTGAAAGTTTACCCACTATCCGAAAAGGTTTTTGCTGTAAAATCTAAAAATGATAAAGAGCTTTATAAAAGTGCATCAGGAGGAGCATTTGCAGCATTGGCACGATATTTTTTGGAACAAAATGGAGTATGTGTTGGAGCATCTTATTATAAAGGATGGAATGTTGGGCATAAAATTATTAGGAGCTTGGATGATCTCCCTTCGCTTCAAAGTTCAAAATATGTTCAAAGCGATACATTGCATACTTATTCAGAGGTTCGTTGTCTTTTAAGTCAAGGGATTAAAGTGTTATATAGTGGTACACCATGTCAAATCGCAGGATTGAACTCTTTTTTAGGAAATGTAGACAAATCTAATCTGTTGACTATTGATCTGATATGCCACGGGGTTCCTAGTATTAAACTTTTCAAAAGTTATATTCAATGGCTCGAGCATAGATATGGAGAGCCGATAATTGATTTTAATTTTCGTGATAAAAGTTCGGGCTGGGGATTAAATGTTAAAATAAAAACGAAAACAAAAACAAAAACGAGAAGTTGTGTCATAGACCCTTATTATTATCATTTTCTTAAAGGTGATACATATCGTGAATGTTGTTACCGTTGTTCGTATAGCAGACCAGAGCGTGTAGGAGATGTAACAATTGGTGATTTTTGGGGTATAGAGTCGATACTTCCTGATTTTTTTTCAAAGAAAGGAGTATCCTGTCTTATTTTAAACACTCCTAATGTCATGGCACTTATACCTATGTTTAAGAGTCTGTTTGATATGGAAGAAGTGTCATTAAATGATGTAATGAAATTCCAGAGAAACTTGGTTGCCCCCACACCAAGGCCCGATATGCGTGATATAATATATAAGCGTTTAGATGAAAAAGATTTGGAGTCGTTCTTTAAAACGGTTCTGACATATCCTCTTAATGTTAAGTCGGAGCTTATAGCAATATTACCTGAATGGATGAAGAAAGTTTTACGTAAAATGCTTTCTGCTGTCATGCGCTAA
- a CDS encoding polysaccharide pyruvyl transferase family protein: MSIQKRISILTLHDVPNYGSVLQTFATQEIFKRLGLITNIIDYRRLSSVSLWKRVQMATRNDSLAKKAIKSILYFFYLWRQDKVFGQFRNDNISSRGPVLNCEDDFDKLQIDADIYCTGSDQTWNSGWYGRILKSYFLTFCPDNIKKISYAASFGKTSLEDSEKEEIRKYLLRYAAISLREESGVKIIEELGISGSVHVLDPTLQLDAAFWHRYIRKPSEEHYVLVYQLNKHPWFNDFAESFARQKGLKLIRFGANVHQIFKSGKLLFLPEPFDFPSYIAFADYVITDSFHATAFSLNLNTTPICIYPDRFSGRIEDLLKLTNLERLHVINSEDWRVMGNDPINWEEVNAIFARYRRIGDDFLYRAIE; this comes from the coding sequence ATGTCGATTCAGAAAAGAATATCAATTTTAACATTGCATGATGTGCCTAATTATGGTTCTGTTCTTCAAACATTTGCAACTCAAGAAATTTTTAAGAGACTGGGATTGATTACTAATATTATTGATTATAGACGTCTTTCTTCTGTTAGTTTGTGGAAAAGAGTCCAGATGGCAACCAGGAATGACAGTCTAGCTAAAAAGGCAATAAAATCGATACTATATTTCTTTTATTTATGGCGTCAGGATAAAGTTTTTGGACAGTTTCGTAATGATAATATTTCTTCTCGAGGTCCTGTGTTAAATTGTGAGGATGATTTTGATAAATTACAGATAGATGCGGATATTTATTGTACCGGCAGTGATCAGACATGGAATAGTGGATGGTATGGGAGAATTTTGAAATCATATTTTTTGACTTTTTGCCCGGATAATATTAAAAAGATATCATACGCAGCCAGTTTTGGAAAAACATCTTTGGAAGATTCTGAAAAAGAAGAAATACGAAAATATTTATTAAGATATGCTGCTATTTCACTACGTGAAGAAAGTGGGGTGAAAATCATAGAGGAGTTGGGTATTTCAGGATCTGTTCATGTTTTGGATCCTACATTACAATTAGATGCTGCTTTTTGGCATAGGTATATACGAAAGCCTTCCGAAGAACATTATGTATTGGTTTATCAATTGAATAAACATCCTTGGTTTAATGACTTTGCAGAATCTTTCGCCCGCCAAAAAGGTTTGAAGTTGATTCGTTTTGGTGCTAATGTCCATCAGATATTTAAAAGCGGAAAATTGCTTTTCTTGCCAGAACCATTTGATTTTCCATCTTATATTGCTTTTGCAGATTATGTGATAACTGATTCTTTTCATGCTACGGCATTTAGTCTTAATCTCAATACAACCCCAATTTGTATTTATCCTGATCGTTTTTCAGGTCGTATAGAAGACTTATTGAAATTAACTAATCTCGAACGGCTACATGTAATAAACTCTGAAGATTGGCGTGTAATGGGGAACGATCCTATCAATTGGGAAGAAGTGAATGCTATTTTTGCGAGATACAGAAGAATAGGGGATGACTTTCTTTATAGAGCTATTGAATAA
- the tnpB gene encoding IS66 family insertion sequence element accessory protein TnpB (TnpB, as the term is used for proteins encoded by IS66 family insertion elements, is considered an accessory protein, since TnpC, encoded by a neighboring gene, is a DDE family transposase.), with protein MLGLSANLNYYLFNGNVDLRKGIFRLCESIREEMSLDPSDASNVYMFMSRNRKVVKILHYERGFYVLYEKRPVMGKFKKPVFDEVSRCYRIQWSDMAYLTESIVVDKMYVSPKG; from the coding sequence ATGCTTGGACTGAGTGCTAACCTTAACTATTACCTGTTTAACGGTAATGTTGATTTGCGGAAAGGCATTTTCCGTCTGTGTGAGAGTATAAGGGAAGAAATGTCCCTTGACCCGAGCGATGCGTCCAATGTATATATGTTCATGTCCCGGAACCGAAAGGTTGTGAAGATACTTCATTACGAACGCGGTTTTTATGTGCTTTACGAAAAACGTCCTGTTATGGGCAAATTCAAGAAACCTGTATTTGATGAAGTCTCCAGGTGCTACCGGATACAGTGGTCGGACATGGCTTATCTTACGGAAAGCATTGTAGTTGACAAGATGTACGTTAGTCCGAAAGGCTAA
- a CDS encoding glycosyltransferase family 10 domain-containing protein: MIKIYIPGPFSIPIWRQFPDSKRCIWGNCEFYFEEPKEYDYLVVWGLEKELPTLCPKEKRLCFLGEPPYVKRYPKAFREQFGYVFGCQPKMINKGLMRRLMPTLAWMAGCKIGANVFKDDPDTFMSYQDFKHYEAKESRLDKVCFITSNKKFTKGHRDRVNFANKILKNHIDFIDVYGNGYNPVDDKLEVMSKYKYVLAIENGQCMDYWTEKLADSYLAGCYPIYYGCPNISDYFKQDSMLKVDIRDYEKTISAIKKIIDQDLFSASKEAVSVARNLVLDKYNMFNLIANEVNKIDSYSSVIEKMSLPETIYPMKYTLKDLFLCKLARLFNITL; the protein is encoded by the coding sequence ATGATAAAAATTTATATTCCTGGACCATTTTCTATTCCTATTTGGCGTCAATTCCCTGATTCTAAGCGGTGTATATGGGGAAATTGTGAATTTTATTTTGAAGAACCTAAAGAATATGATTATCTTGTTGTATGGGGACTTGAAAAAGAATTACCAACATTGTGTCCAAAAGAAAAAAGATTGTGCTTTTTGGGAGAGCCGCCGTATGTGAAACGATATCCTAAAGCGTTTCGAGAACAATTTGGTTATGTTTTTGGATGCCAGCCTAAGATGATTAACAAAGGCCTTATGCGAAGATTAATGCCTACTCTTGCTTGGATGGCAGGTTGTAAAATAGGAGCTAATGTCTTTAAAGATGATCCTGATACATTTATGTCCTATCAGGATTTTAAACACTATGAAGCGAAAGAATCTCGATTAGATAAAGTATGTTTCATAACGTCAAATAAAAAGTTTACTAAGGGACATCGAGATAGAGTAAATTTTGCTAATAAAATATTAAAGAATCATATTGATTTTATTGATGTATATGGCAATGGTTATAATCCTGTTGATGACAAATTGGAAGTGATGTCTAAATATAAATATGTGCTGGCTATTGAAAATGGGCAATGTATGGATTATTGGACAGAAAAATTGGCAGATTCTTATTTAGCGGGTTGTTATCCTATATATTATGGTTGTCCAAATATTAGCGATTATTTTAAGCAGGATAGTATGCTGAAAGTTGATATAAGAGACTATGAAAAAACGATAAGCGCTATTAAAAAAATAATAGATCAGGATCTCTTTTCAGCATCTAAAGAAGCTGTCTCTGTAGCAAGAAATTTGGTATTGGATAAATACAATATGTTCAATCTCATTGCAAATGAGGTTAATAAAATAGACTCATATAGCTCTGTGATTGAAAAAATGTCGTTACCGGAAACAATATACCCAATGAAGTACACTTTAAAAGATTTGTTTTTGTGTAAATTGGCGAGATTGTTTAATATAACATTATAG
- a CDS encoding alpha-1,2-fucosyltransferase: MKIVLFTPGLGNQMFQYLFYLYLRDNYPNQNIYGYYNRNILNKHNGLEVDKVFDIQLPPHTVISDASAFFIRALGGLGLKYFIGKDQLSPWKVYFDGYWQNKEYFQNNVDKMRFREGFLNKKNDDILSLIRNTNSVSVHVRRGDYCDSCRKDLFLQSCTPQYYESAISVMKEKFQKPVFFVFSDDIPWVKVNLNIPNAYYIDWNKKENSYLDMYLMSLCTASIIANSTFSFWGAMLGNKKELVIKPKKWIGDEIPEIFPPSWLSL; this comes from the coding sequence ATGAAAATTGTTTTATTTACTCCTGGACTCGGAAATCAGATGTTTCAATATTTATTTTATTTATATCTTCGAGATAACTATCCTAATCAAAATATTTATGGATATTACAACAGAAATATTCTCAACAAACATAATGGGCTTGAGGTTGATAAGGTTTTTGATATTCAACTTCCGCCCCATACTGTTATAAGTGATGCTTCTGCCTTTTTTATTAGAGCCTTGGGAGGGCTTGGATTAAAATATTTTATAGGGAAGGATCAACTTTCGCCTTGGAAAGTTTACTTTGACGGATATTGGCAAAACAAAGAATACTTCCAGAATAATGTAGATAAAATGAGATTCAGAGAGGGATTTCTAAATAAGAAAAATGATGATATACTCTCTTTGATACGAAATACGAACTCAGTATCAGTGCATGTGAGAAGAGGAGATTATTGCGATAGTTGTCGTAAAGACTTATTCTTACAGTCTTGTACGCCTCAATATTATGAGTCGGCTATAAGTGTAATGAAAGAGAAGTTCCAAAAACCTGTGTTTTTTGTGTTTTCTGATGATATTCCGTGGGTTAAGGTGAATCTGAATATACCTAATGCTTATTATATAGATTGGAATAAGAAGGAGAATAGTTATTTGGATATGTATTTAATGTCCTTATGTACGGCTAGTATTATAGCCAACAGCACATTTAGTTTTTGGGGGGCAATGTTAGGAAATAAAAAAGAATTAGTTATTAAGCCAAAGAAATGGATTGGAGATGAAATTCCTGAAATATTTCCTCCTTCTTGGCTTTCATTGTAA
- the tnpC gene encoding IS66 family transposase, whose translation MIDERAYELLCCQLGLANEEKAGLRKQNKELIARLESIEESNRENSKNLIDTINDLKDTIEKQSTTVEHYRKEMELMRKQLEAKDEVNRMLANEISNLRLQLEDSRKHRFGRTSEQRRLLNNRNLDKSALEQSEYDGSDRKDDNNKTDDNETGSNTSSGNIPAQNSKPSRRKETAPRAGKTKLKVDKVVVHEVDEYYTLPEGGRFMNRNGMPDVWEYRVIEHVRAYNVEHVYKVARVKLADGTFTSTMEHPLKNLGGIFSPELLARLLCLKYDFSMPENRQIRLLAREGIHISNTTLNSYIHNGIAKLREFMEDVFKEFVQRANYLMVDETTELVGVETKEGKAYRRKYLWAFFAKHIKMVYYHYNNGSRSSDAAKSFLEYFMGTISTDGYTVYRMFDGDDSKVLHIGCWTHCRRLWVDALPSDRTAMDIIDPIGEMFRNEDLFRMMKLSGEQIKERRLKLTGPILERIHHKVVIMMQDAKIMANELMRKAVNYTINQWKSLRNILKDGSAEISNNLCEQRMKPVKLLLKNCMNVGSEDAAENSAFTFSLIESCKLNGIDPQNYLKHLFECILHGKDCDKKALLPCFYKPEC comes from the coding sequence ATGATTGATGAAAGAGCATACGAGTTACTTTGCTGCCAGCTGGGTCTGGCGAATGAGGAAAAGGCAGGTCTTCGCAAACAGAATAAAGAATTGATTGCGAGGCTTGAGTCTATTGAAGAATCCAACAGGGAGAACTCTAAAAATCTGATAGATACCATCAATGATCTCAAAGATACCATCGAAAAGCAGTCAACCACGGTTGAACATTACAGGAAAGAAATGGAACTTATGAGAAAGCAGCTTGAAGCAAAGGATGAGGTGAACAGGATGCTGGCAAACGAGATCTCCAATCTCAGACTTCAGCTTGAGGACAGCAGGAAACACCGTTTCGGCCGTACTTCCGAGCAAAGAAGGCTGTTGAACAACCGTAATCTCGACAAGTCCGCTCTGGAACAATCCGAGTATGACGGTTCTGACAGGAAGGATGATAATAATAAGACCGATGATAACGAAACCGGCAGCAATACCTCTTCCGGCAACATACCTGCCCAGAACAGCAAACCTTCAAGGAGAAAGGAAACCGCACCACGTGCCGGGAAAACAAAATTGAAAGTTGACAAGGTGGTAGTACATGAAGTGGACGAGTATTACACGCTTCCAGAAGGGGGACGGTTTATGAACCGCAACGGTATGCCTGATGTGTGGGAATACAGGGTCATAGAACATGTAAGGGCTTATAACGTGGAGCATGTTTACAAGGTGGCAAGGGTAAAGCTTGCGGACGGCACTTTCACAAGCACCATGGAACATCCGCTGAAAAACCTTGGAGGTATCTTCTCTCCTGAACTGCTTGCCCGTCTGCTTTGTCTGAAATATGACTTCAGCATGCCTGAGAACAGACAGATAAGACTGCTTGCAAGAGAGGGTATCCACATAAGCAATACCACGCTGAACAGCTATATCCATAACGGAATCGCCAAACTAAGGGAGTTCATGGAAGATGTCTTCAAGGAGTTTGTACAGAGAGCTAATTACCTTATGGTTGATGAGACTACTGAGCTTGTTGGAGTGGAAACAAAGGAAGGTAAGGCTTACAGGAGAAAGTACTTATGGGCTTTCTTTGCCAAGCATATTAAGATGGTCTATTATCACTATAATAACGGCAGCAGGTCGTCCGATGCGGCAAAATCATTCCTGGAATATTTTATGGGAACCATATCCACTGACGGATATACGGTTTACAGGATGTTTGACGGAGACGACTCAAAGGTGCTTCATATAGGATGCTGGACGCATTGTAGAAGGTTGTGGGTTGATGCCCTGCCTTCAGACAGAACAGCGATGGACATAATAGATCCTATCGGTGAGATGTTCAGAAATGAAGACCTGTTCCGTATGATGAAACTCAGCGGTGAGCAGATTAAGGAAAGAAGGCTTAAGCTAACAGGACCGATTCTTGAACGTATCCATCATAAGGTGGTCATTATGATGCAGGATGCGAAGATTATGGCTAACGAACTGATGAGAAAGGCCGTGAACTATACGATAAACCAGTGGAAATCCTTGAGAAATATCCTCAAGGACGGTTCAGCAGAAATCTCGAACAACCTCTGTGAGCAAAGGATGAAACCTGTAAAGCTGCTGCTCAAGAACTGTATGAACGTTGGCAGTGAGGATGCGGCAGAAAACTCTGCATTCACCTTCTCTCTGATAGAAAGCTGTAAGTTGAACGGCATAGACCCTCAGAATTACCTGAAACACTTGTTTGAATGTATTCTTCATGGTAAGGACTGCGACAAGAAGGCTCTTCTGCCATGTTTCTATAAACCGGAATGTTAA
- a CDS encoding O-antigen ligase family protein, which yields MESSIGIIFKAFILSVAFKILCSSPRFKGLLFFTVIYIPAFLLLVILNTDSQIVPTINHLLKFVNVVFIYYAAVVVFKSESIQEKDIQVIFYINSIVLLLNIYSGLLGVGYYAYGEGWGCKGFMYAHNEMSGMQAVLYGVSYYFIYNRYVTKKIILLVVNLLFLIAALLVTTKAGILLVLTSLILVPFVHMKYGIFRSFLKMSKIKLIVLLSIICVVSYCGYALLEYSGAIDRWTYFFDKDGVNAIYSSRDTFWEEERVEWEEGNIVVKLFGMGGARTVEMDQADTLLNYGIVGLIIVYSFYFSLIVKAFRYREKSQYAKFVFGMDIFILAASCFAGHLLFSGLMGIPFALMNALIFSPKMQAASNMENRYCNCRN from the coding sequence ATGGAATCTTCCATTGGCATTATTTTTAAGGCGTTTATTTTGTCAGTTGCTTTTAAAATATTATGTTCATCGCCAAGATTCAAAGGATTACTGTTTTTTACTGTAATTTATATTCCTGCTTTTTTATTACTTGTCATTCTTAATACGGATTCTCAAATAGTTCCAACCATAAACCATTTACTGAAATTTGTAAATGTTGTTTTTATATATTATGCTGCAGTTGTTGTGTTTAAATCGGAAAGTATACAAGAAAAGGATATACAAGTGATATTCTATATAAATTCTATTGTACTTTTGTTGAATATTTATAGTGGGTTGTTGGGAGTAGGATATTATGCCTATGGTGAAGGTTGGGGGTGTAAGGGATTTATGTATGCTCACAATGAGATGTCTGGAATGCAAGCTGTTCTATATGGTGTTTCTTATTATTTTATTTATAATAGGTATGTTACGAAGAAGATTATTCTTTTGGTTGTTAACCTGCTTTTTTTAATAGCGGCTCTATTGGTTACAACAAAGGCGGGCATACTTCTTGTTTTGACAAGTTTGATTCTAGTTCCATTTGTACACATGAAATATGGCATTTTTCGTTCTTTCTTGAAAATGTCAAAAATAAAGCTAATCGTCTTACTTTCTATAATATGCGTGGTATCATACTGTGGTTATGCATTGCTTGAGTATAGCGGTGCAATTGATCGTTGGACGTATTTCTTTGATAAAGATGGGGTAAATGCCATCTATTCTTCACGTGATACTTTTTGGGAGGAAGAGAGAGTAGAGTGGGAAGAAGGGAATATTGTAGTTAAACTATTTGGAATGGGGGGAGCTAGAACTGTAGAAATGGATCAAGCGGATACGTTACTCAACTATGGAATCGTTGGATTAATTATTGTTTATTCATTTTATTTTTCTCTCATTGTAAAAGCTTTTAGGTACAGGGAGAAAAGTCAATATGCCAAGTTTGTTTTCGGAATGGATATTTTTATACTTGCAGCATCATGTTTCGCTGGACATCTTCTGTTCTCTGGTCTTATGGGGATTCCATTTGCCTTGATGAATGCATTGATATTTAGTCCAAAAATGCAAGCTGCAAGTAATATGGAGAACAGGTATTGTAATTGTAGGAATTAG